A window of Herpetosiphonaceae bacterium genomic DNA:
CGGCGATTGGGGTGAGGGCCTGCAACTTGAAGCTTGAGACTTACGAGTAGACGAGGACGGTATGACGCAGCTACTCGACACCTTGCGGAGCACACGCATTGTCGCGGTCGTACGCCTTGAGCGCTACGACCAGGCCGTAGCGGTCGCCGAAGCGCTGCTTGAGGGCGGCATCTCGGCGATCGAGTTTACGCTCACCGGCTCAGGCGCGCTCGACGCCATCGCCAGGACGCGCTCGGCGCTCCGTACCGACGCGCAGATCGGCGTGGGTACGGTGCTCCTGCCGGAGGCTGCCGAAGCCGCGATCAGCGCGGGCGCGCAGTTTGTAGTGACACCAGCCGTGCGCCCAGCGGTGATTGCCGCCTGCCGCTCGCGCGGCGTGCCGATCCTGTGCGGGGCGCTCACGCCGACCGAGGTGCTGGCGGCGCATGAGGCTGGTGCCGATGCGATCAAAATCTTCCCGGCGCGGGCGGTCGGTCCACAGTATCTCCGCGATCTGCTGGCACCGCTGCCGGGACTCCTGCTCGTCCCGACCGGCGGCATCGACTCCGGCAATGCACGCGCCTATCTCGATGCGGGAGCCGTTGCCGTCGGCATCGGCGGAAACCTGGTTTCGGCGCAGGCTGTGGCGGCTGAGGATTGGGCACAGATCACCGCGACGGCCCGCGCCTGCGTCGACGCGGCTCGGTGAGGCCGATTGCGGCGCAGGCTTCGATCGTGCCGCCACAATCATGGTTGCCGGTATGAGTCGTGCAGAGGCTAAGCGCTCACGGGTTGAACCACCGACTGGAGGTAGTTACGGCTGAACATCCCCCAACAACAGCGACGGCCTGGAGTCCGCTGAGGCAGCCGGTCTTTCGCGCGCTCTGGCTTGCGGCGCTCGTCTCGAACCTCGGCGCGCTGATGCAGGGCGTGGCGGCGGCCTGGCTCATGACCGAGCTAACGCCCTCGCCTGTGCCGGTGGCGCTCCTGACCACGATGTCGAGCCTGCCATTGTTTCTGGTCGGCTTACCTGCGGGCGCGCTGGCCGATGTCGTCGACCGGCGCTGGCTGGTGCTGGTGACACAGATCTGGATGCTGGCGGTCGCCGCGATCCTTGCCGGACTCACCGCGATCGGCTGGGCCACGCCCTGGGTGCTGCTGGGACTCACGTTCTTGCTCGGCCTCGGCGGCGCGCTGAGCGCACCCGCGTGGCAGGCGATCGTCCCCGATCTAGTTCCCAGGCATGAGTTCGCGGCGGCAGTTGCGCTCAACGGCGCGGGCTTCAACCTGGCGCGGGCGATCGGCCCCGCCCTTGGCGGCCTCATCATCGCCGCCGCCGGTCCAGCCGCCGTGTTCCTGCTCAACGCGGCCTCGTTTCTCGGCATCATGGTGGTCATGTATCGCTGGCAGCCGTCACCACGGGAGCAAGCGGCACCGCCGGAGCGCGTGCGCAGCGCCGTGGCGGCGGGTATTCGCTTCACGCGGCATTCGCCGCCGCTTCGCGCGGTGCTGGTCCGC
This region includes:
- a CDS encoding bifunctional 4-hydroxy-2-oxoglutarate aldolase/2-dehydro-3-deoxy-phosphogluconate aldolase, yielding MTQLLDTLRSTRIVAVVRLERYDQAVAVAEALLEGGISAIEFTLTGSGALDAIARTRSALRTDAQIGVGTVLLPEAAEAAISAGAQFVVTPAVRPAVIAACRSRGVPILCGALTPTEVLAAHEAGADAIKIFPARAVGPQYLRDLLAPLPGLLLVPTGGIDSGNARAYLDAGAVAVGIGGNLVSAQAVAAEDWAQITATARACVDAAR